One part of the Capra hircus breed San Clemente chromosome 4, ASM170441v1, whole genome shotgun sequence genome encodes these proteins:
- the GIMAP1 gene encoding GTPase IMAP family member 1 isoform X2, with translation MGGRKMPRDEENAYGFQEFRSALQERRLRLLLAGRSGTGKSATGNSILQRKHFLSRLAATAVTRACATGSCRWASWDVEVLDTPDLFSPEVAQADPGFEERGRCYLLSAPGPHAVLLVTQLGRFTAQDLRAWQGVKALFGAGIAARTIVVFTRREDLAGGSLQQYVRDTDNRALRELVAECGGRCCAFDNRAADGEREAQVGELMGLVEELVRDHGGAPYTNDVYRLAQTLGGLSPEERLRRVAERLAAHAPSWPERWPLAGLWRWPKVGPGTRCKLGLASLLGALFLLYLLCRRRPEAVTV, from the exons ATGGGAGGACGGAAGATGCCAAGAGATGAAGAAAATGCCTATG GTTTCCAGGAGTTCAGGTCCGCCCTGCAGGAGCGCAGGCTGCGCCTCCTCCTGGCCGGGAGGTCGGGGACCGGGAAGAGCGCCACGGGCAACAGCATCCTCCAGCGGAAGCACTTCCTCTCCAGGCTCGCGGCCACGGCGGTGACCAGGGCCTGCGCCACGGGGAGCTGCCGCTGGGCCTCGTGGGACGTGGAAGTCCTCGACACCCCCGACCTCTTCAGCCCCGAGGTCGCCCAGGCAGACCCGGGCTTCGAGGAGAGAGGCCGCTGCTACCTGCTGTCGGCCCCGGGGCCCCACGCCGTGCTCCTGGTGACCCAGCTCGGCCGCTTCACCGCCCAGGACCTGCGGGCCTGGCAAGGGGTGAAGGCGCTCTTCGGGGCGGGCATCGCGGCGCGCACCATCGTGGTCTTCACCCGCAGGGAGGACCTGGCGGGGGGCTCGCTGCAGCAGTACGTGCGCGACACCGACAACCGCgcgctccgggagctggtggccGAGTGCGGGGGCCGCTGCTGCGCCTTCGACAACCGAGCGGCCGACGGGGAGCGGGAGGCGCAGGTCGGGGAGCTGATGGGGCTGGTGGAGGAGCTGGTGAGGGACCACGGCGGCGCCCCCTACACCAACGACGTGTACCGCCTGGCGCAGACCCTGGGCGGGCTGAGCCCCGAGGAGAGGCTGCGCAGGGTGGCGGAGCGACTGGCTGCCCACGCGCCGTCGTGGCCGGAGCGCTGGCCTCTGGCTGGGTTGTGGCGGTGGCCCAAGGTGGGGCCGGGGACCCGGTGTAAGCTGGGCCTGGCCTCCCTGCTGGGTGCCCTGTTCCTGCTGTACCTGCTCTGCAGGCGCCGGCCCGAGGCGGTGACGGTGTGA
- the GIMAP2 gene encoding GTPase IMAP family member 2 produces MSVSPLNLLLAGPHTKSHPAHCARGSELRIILVGKTGTGKSATGNSILQKPAFESRLSARSLTQTCSESRGSWGDREVVVIDTPDMFCGKHLSDSLYQEVQRCYLLSAPGPHVLLLVTQLGRFTTEDQQAVQGVKEIFGEGAMKHTVIVFTRKEDLEGGSLRDYIQGSDNRALSELVAACGGRVCAFDNRATGSIRDDHVKELMDLTESLGTVERGDHYTNRLYSLLTQSDCGPVQSEERLQDVKRSLVKYMEIQRRGTIMAKANCLRKALIQAVLSIVWCAQVSAALLIQLFCVLHRTCDFFCRLPFSMCSLFCSLLLVVPKKLVMIFRKTGRLECKTPVS; encoded by the exons atgtctgtgagtccac TAAACTTGCTCTTAGCAGGACCTCATACAAAGAGTCACCCAGCTCACTGTGCCAGAGGATCAGAGCTGAGAATCATTCTGGTGGGCAAAACGGGAACTGGCAAAAGTGCGACAGGGAACAGCATCCTCCAGAAGCCAGCATTTGAGTCCAGGCTGAGTGCCCGGTCCTTGACGCAGACTTGCAGTGAGAGTCGGGGCAGCTGGGGAGACAGAGAGGTGGTGGTTATTGACACACCAGATATGTTTTGCGGCAAGCACCTCTCTGACTCCCTGTACCAAGAGGTGCAGAGGTGCTACCTGCTCTCTGCCCCAGGCCCCCACGTGCTGCTCCTGGTGACACAACTGGGCCGATTCACCACGGAGGACCAGCAGGCTGTTCAGGGGGTGAAGGAGATCTTCGGAGAGGGTGCCATGAAGCACACAGTTATTGTCTTCACCCGCAAGGAAGACCTCGAGGGAGGCTCCCTGAGGGATTATATCCAAGGCTCAGACAACAGAGCCCTAAGCGAGCTGGTGGCAGCGTGTGGGGGGCGAGTGTGTGCCTTTGACAACCGTGCTACAGGGAGCATCCGGGATGACCACGTGAAGGAGCTCATGGACTTGACTGAGAGCCTGGGGACAGTGGAAAGGGGTGACCACTACACTAACAGGCTGTACAGCCTTCTAACACAGTCAGACTGTGGGCCTGTACAGTCAGAGGAAAGACTGCAAGATGTCAAAAGGAGCTTGGTAAAATACATGGAAATTCAGAGACGTGGTACAATCATGGCCAAAGCGAACTGCCTGAGAAAAGCCCTAATCCAAGCTGTGCTGAGTATTGTATGGTGTGCTCAGGTGTCTGCCGCATTGCTCATTCAGTTATTTTGTGTATTGCACAGGACGTGTGATTTCTTTTGCCGCTTACCCTTTAGTATGTGCAGTTTATTCTGTAGTTTACTCTTAGTCGTACCCAAAAAATTAGTGATGATTTTTAGAAAGACTGGTAGACTGGAATGCAAGACTCCTGTGTCATAG
- the GIMAP1 gene encoding GTPase IMAP family member 1 isoform X1 yields the protein MGLNTVTCRKQVIMGGRKMPRDEENAYGFQEFRSALQERRLRLLLAGRSGTGKSATGNSILQRKHFLSRLAATAVTRACATGSCRWASWDVEVLDTPDLFSPEVAQADPGFEERGRCYLLSAPGPHAVLLVTQLGRFTAQDLRAWQGVKALFGAGIAARTIVVFTRREDLAGGSLQQYVRDTDNRALRELVAECGGRCCAFDNRAADGEREAQVGELMGLVEELVRDHGGAPYTNDVYRLAQTLGGLSPEERLRRVAERLAAHAPSWPERWPLAGLWRWPKVGPGTRCKLGLASLLGALFLLYLLCRRRPEAVTV from the exons ATGGGGTTGAATACAGTTACCTGCAGAAAACAG GTAATCATGGGAGGACGGAAGATGCCAAGAGATGAAGAAAATGCCTATG GTTTCCAGGAGTTCAGGTCCGCCCTGCAGGAGCGCAGGCTGCGCCTCCTCCTGGCCGGGAGGTCGGGGACCGGGAAGAGCGCCACGGGCAACAGCATCCTCCAGCGGAAGCACTTCCTCTCCAGGCTCGCGGCCACGGCGGTGACCAGGGCCTGCGCCACGGGGAGCTGCCGCTGGGCCTCGTGGGACGTGGAAGTCCTCGACACCCCCGACCTCTTCAGCCCCGAGGTCGCCCAGGCAGACCCGGGCTTCGAGGAGAGAGGCCGCTGCTACCTGCTGTCGGCCCCGGGGCCCCACGCCGTGCTCCTGGTGACCCAGCTCGGCCGCTTCACCGCCCAGGACCTGCGGGCCTGGCAAGGGGTGAAGGCGCTCTTCGGGGCGGGCATCGCGGCGCGCACCATCGTGGTCTTCACCCGCAGGGAGGACCTGGCGGGGGGCTCGCTGCAGCAGTACGTGCGCGACACCGACAACCGCgcgctccgggagctggtggccGAGTGCGGGGGCCGCTGCTGCGCCTTCGACAACCGAGCGGCCGACGGGGAGCGGGAGGCGCAGGTCGGGGAGCTGATGGGGCTGGTGGAGGAGCTGGTGAGGGACCACGGCGGCGCCCCCTACACCAACGACGTGTACCGCCTGGCGCAGACCCTGGGCGGGCTGAGCCCCGAGGAGAGGCTGCGCAGGGTGGCGGAGCGACTGGCTGCCCACGCGCCGTCGTGGCCGGAGCGCTGGCCTCTGGCTGGGTTGTGGCGGTGGCCCAAGGTGGGGCCGGGGACCCGGTGTAAGCTGGGCCTGGCCTCCCTGCTGGGTGCCCTGTTCCTGCTGTACCTGCTCTGCAGGCGCCGGCCCGAGGCGGTGACGGTGTGA